In Oryza glaberrima chromosome 8, OglaRS2, whole genome shotgun sequence, the following are encoded in one genomic region:
- the LOC127782923 gene encoding 60S ribosomal protein L7-3-like: protein MAAEVAKAAVVPESVLKKRKREEQWAADRKEKALAEKKKAVESRKLIFARAKQYAQEYDAQEKELVQLKREARMKGGFYVSPEAKLLFVVRIRGINAMHPKTRKILQLLRLRQIFNGVFLKVNKATINMLRRVEPYVAYGYPNLKSVRELIYKRGYGKLNKQRIPLQNNKVIEEGLGKHDIICIEDLVHEIMTVGPHFKEANNFLWPFKLKAPLGGLKKKRNHYVEGGDAGNREDYINELIRRMN from the exons atggcggcggaggtggcgaaggcggcggtggtgccggAGTCGGTGCTGAAGAAGCGGAAGCGGGAGGAGCAGTGGGCGGCGGACAGGAAGGAGAAGGCGCTCGCCGAGAAGAAGAAGGCCGTCGAGAGCCGCAAGCTCATCTTCGCCCGCGCCAAGCAGTACGCCCAGGAGTACGATGCGCAG GAGAAGGAGCTTGTGCAGCTCAAGCGTGAGGCCCGGATGAAGGGTGGGTTCTACGTCAGCCCTGAGGCCAAGCTTCTGTTTGTGGTCCGCATCCGCGG TATCAATGCCATGCACCCCAAGACCAGGAAGATCTTGCAGCTTCTGCGGTTGAGGCAG ATCTTCAATGGTGTCTTCCTCAAGGTTAACAAGGCAACCATTAACATGCTGCGCAGGGTTGAGCCGTATGTTGCGTATGG GTACCCAAACCTGAAGAGTGTCAGGGAATTGATCTACAAGAGGGGTTACGGGAAGCTCAACAAGCAGAGGATTCCTCTTCAGAACAACAAAGTCATTGAGGAG GGCTTGGGGAAGCATGACATCATCTGCATTGAGGATCTTGTCCACGAGATCATGACTGTCGGTCCACACTTCAAGGAGGCCAACAACTTCCTGTGGCCCTTCAAGTTGAAGGCACCACTTGGTGGCCTCAAGAAGAAGAGGAACCACTATGTCGAGGGTGGTGATGCCGGCAACCGTGAGGACTACATCAACGAGCTCATCCGGAGGATGAACTAG